A single Corallococcus exiguus DNA region contains:
- a CDS encoding S28 family serine protease codes for MKPYLFSQPSKPSRLAHWASLVPLLMLLGGPVACGDDEPNEPRPDSGTQTVDGGSDAGPDAGADAGSDAGTDVDAGSDAGTDVDAGSDAGTDVDAGSDAGTDVDAGSDAGTDVDAGSDAGTDVDAGSDAGTDVDAGSDAGTESDAGTEADAGTDGGVVACTPSGWVDTPPDLSVIQNTSLDIRTRLEAIPGLIVDQDRTGGSVPAGYRHFVLRYNQPSDHAHPECQRFEQRLTLMHKADASPMVLSTSGYNVSPGTGRSEPTQLLSANQVAVEHRFFPPSIPSPADWSHLTIRQSADDFHRIVQALKPIYTGKWVSTGGSKGGETVVFFRRFHPDDVDATVAYVAPIALRNDERFVTFQDTVGGDAQLACRERLWAFQREVLSRRSQMLSLVDAYAASNNLTYSQLGRELVLEHAAIETYFAFWQYDSAANCNRNIPTATATDQELFDAMDYAVGMGSFADSGITPYAAYYYQAAAELGWPQPYEKHLGALIHFPDTDTGEVYSPPGIPFVFRPEAMPDIQDWVSSQGQRLMFIYGSYDPWTAAAYVLGNSQDSYLYTVEGGNHGARISQLPAAQQAEAKANLNRWMGIAPLKRAPKYLRSEEPPDFGPHVPPRLRAATRN; via the coding sequence ATGAAGCCCTACCTGTTCTCCCAGCCCTCCAAGCCGTCGCGCCTGGCCCACTGGGCGTCGCTCGTCCCCCTGCTCATGCTGCTGGGGGGACCGGTCGCCTGTGGCGATGACGAACCGAACGAGCCGCGTCCCGACAGCGGCACCCAGACCGTGGACGGCGGCTCGGACGCGGGCCCCGATGCGGGCGCGGACGCGGGCTCCGATGCGGGCACGGACGTGGACGCGGGCTCCGATGCGGGCACGGACGTGGACGCGGGCTCCGATGCGGGCACGGACGTGGACGCGGGCTCCGATGCGGGCACGGACGTGGACGCGGGCTCCGATGCGGGCACGGACGTGGACGCGGGCTCCGATGCGGGCACGGACGTGGACGCGGGCTCCGATGCAGGCACGGACGTGGACGCGGGCTCCGATGCGGGCACGGAGAGCGATGCGGGCACGGAGGCCGATGCGGGCACGGACGGCGGCGTGGTGGCGTGCACCCCGAGCGGCTGGGTCGACACGCCACCGGACCTGAGCGTCATCCAGAACACGTCGTTGGACATCCGGACCCGGTTGGAGGCCATCCCAGGCCTCATCGTGGACCAGGACCGGACCGGCGGCAGTGTCCCCGCGGGCTACCGGCACTTCGTCCTGCGATACAACCAGCCGTCGGACCACGCCCACCCGGAGTGTCAGCGCTTCGAGCAGCGCTTGACGCTGATGCACAAGGCGGACGCCAGCCCGATGGTGCTCTCCACCAGCGGCTACAACGTCTCCCCCGGCACCGGCCGCTCGGAGCCCACGCAGCTCCTGTCCGCCAACCAGGTCGCCGTCGAGCACCGCTTCTTCCCGCCGAGCATCCCGTCGCCCGCGGACTGGAGCCACCTCACCATCCGTCAGTCCGCGGATGACTTCCACCGCATCGTCCAGGCGCTCAAGCCCATCTACACCGGCAAGTGGGTGTCCACCGGCGGCAGCAAGGGCGGCGAGACGGTGGTGTTCTTCCGCCGCTTCCACCCGGACGACGTGGACGCCACCGTGGCGTACGTGGCGCCCATCGCCCTGCGCAACGACGAGCGCTTCGTGACGTTCCAGGACACCGTGGGCGGCGACGCGCAGCTGGCCTGCCGCGAGCGGCTGTGGGCCTTCCAGCGTGAAGTGCTCTCGCGCCGGAGCCAGATGCTCTCCCTCGTGGACGCCTACGCCGCGAGCAACAATCTGACGTACTCGCAGCTGGGCCGGGAGCTGGTGCTGGAGCACGCCGCCATCGAGACCTACTTCGCCTTCTGGCAGTACGACTCCGCGGCGAACTGCAACCGGAACATCCCCACCGCCACCGCCACGGACCAGGAGCTGTTCGACGCGATGGACTACGCGGTGGGCATGGGGTCGTTCGCGGACTCAGGCATCACCCCGTACGCCGCCTACTACTACCAGGCCGCGGCGGAGCTGGGCTGGCCCCAGCCCTATGAGAAGCACCTGGGCGCGCTCATCCACTTCCCGGACACCGACACCGGCGAGGTGTACTCGCCGCCGGGCATCCCGTTCGTGTTCCGTCCCGAGGCCATGCCGGACATCCAGGACTGGGTTTCCTCCCAGGGACAGCGCCTGATGTTCATCTACGGCAGCTACGATCCGTGGACGGCGGCGGCCTACGTGCTGGGCAATTCGCAGGACTCCTACCTGTACACGGTGGAGGGCGGGAACCACGGCGCGCGCATCAGCCAGCTCCCGGCGGCCCAGCAGGCGGAGGCGAAGGCCAACCTCAACCGTTGGATGGGCATCGCCCCGCTGAAGCGCGCTCCCAAGTACCTCCGGTCGGAGGAGCCGCCTGACTTCGGGCCCCACGTGCCGCCCCGTCTGCGCGCGGCGACGCGAAACTAG
- a CDS encoding glutathione S-transferase family protein, translating to MLKVHHLSESRSQRILWLLEELGLDYEVVRYERDPKTGFAPPELKAVHPLGKSPLVEDDGRVLAESGAIIESLIRKHGQGRLSPAPEDLDRYTHFLHYAEGSAMLPIVQLLYVKRLGDAAAPIKPRIDSELKNHLDYLEGVLQGREYLVGNGLTGADIQLSFVLEAAKSFRLLAALPNLTAYLDRLHARPAYQRALERGGPYKMGR from the coding sequence ATGCTGAAGGTCCATCACCTCTCCGAATCCCGCTCGCAGCGCATCCTCTGGCTCCTGGAGGAGTTGGGGCTCGACTACGAGGTCGTCCGCTACGAGCGTGACCCGAAGACGGGGTTCGCTCCGCCGGAGCTCAAGGCCGTCCACCCGCTGGGCAAGTCGCCGCTGGTGGAGGACGACGGCCGGGTGCTGGCGGAGTCCGGCGCCATCATCGAATCGCTGATCCGCAAGCATGGCCAGGGCCGGTTGTCGCCCGCGCCGGAGGACCTGGACCGCTACACGCACTTCCTGCACTACGCGGAAGGCTCCGCGATGCTGCCCATCGTGCAGCTGCTCTACGTGAAGCGGCTGGGCGACGCCGCGGCGCCCATCAAGCCGCGCATCGACTCCGAGCTGAAGAACCACCTGGACTACCTGGAGGGGGTGCTTCAGGGCCGTGAGTACCTGGTGGGCAACGGGCTGACGGGCGCGGACATCCAGCTGAGCTTCGTGCTGGAGGCCGCGAAGTCCTTCCGTTTGCTGGCGGCGCTGCCGAACCTCACGGCCTACCTCGACCGGCTCCATGCGCGCCCCGCGTACCAGCGGGCCCTGGAGCGGGGCGGGCCGTACAAGATGGGCCGCTGA
- a CDS encoding lamin tail domain-containing protein, with product MSLKQDLFRRPAASWRTWSFTLVCAALSACGGSVEADAEETAPELVAREDSLANVRLRLMAANLSSGNGQDYNPGHGLRIFQGTDADVVMIQEFNYQTDSAADIRAFVDTAFGTGFSYYREAGAQIPNGIISRYPIIAAGEWDDTQVSNRDFAWARIDIPGPKDLWAISVHLLTTSSSVRNTEANNLVKFINANVPASDYLVIGGDFNTGSRSEATFSTFSSVVSTASPYPADKNGNTNTNAGRSSPYDHVLVDNDLRAYQTSVVMGSSTFANGLVVDTRVYSPLSDISPALSGDSGASGMQHMGVIKDFLIPGDGVTSSSVTVLSPNGGESWTAGSARTITWTASGVSNVKVEYSLNGSTWTTITSSTGASSGSVAWTVPSSASTTAWVRVSDASNATVTDLSNAAFTITTGGTGGTGNVFINEVLINEPGSDVNGEFVELVNSGTAAVDLSGWTVSDGTAVRHTFASGTSVAAGKAVVVFGGASGIPSGTPGAVAASTGQLNLGNSGDTVTVKNSAGTVVSTATFASSLAGTDGVSANRSPDASSTASFVLHTGVSSLTSSPGKSASGAAF from the coding sequence GTGAGCCTGAAACAAGACCTCTTCCGGCGGCCTGCCGCCTCCTGGCGTACGTGGTCCTTCACGCTGGTGTGCGCGGCGCTCAGCGCGTGCGGTGGCTCCGTGGAGGCGGACGCGGAGGAGACGGCGCCGGAGCTCGTCGCGCGTGAGGACTCGCTGGCGAACGTGAGGCTGCGCCTGATGGCCGCCAACCTGAGCAGCGGCAATGGGCAGGACTACAACCCGGGCCACGGCCTCCGCATCTTCCAGGGCACGGACGCGGACGTCGTGATGATTCAGGAATTCAACTACCAGACGGACTCCGCGGCGGACATCCGCGCCTTCGTGGACACGGCCTTCGGCACGGGCTTCTCGTACTACCGCGAGGCCGGTGCGCAGATTCCGAACGGCATCATCAGCCGCTACCCCATCATCGCCGCCGGCGAGTGGGACGACACGCAGGTGTCCAACCGCGACTTCGCGTGGGCGCGCATCGACATCCCGGGGCCCAAGGACCTGTGGGCCATCAGCGTGCACCTGCTGACCACCAGCTCCAGCGTCCGCAACACGGAAGCGAACAACCTGGTGAAGTTCATCAACGCCAACGTGCCCGCCAGCGACTACCTGGTCATCGGTGGTGACTTCAACACCGGCAGCCGCAGCGAGGCGACCTTCAGCACCTTCTCCAGCGTGGTGTCCACGGCGTCGCCGTACCCGGCGGACAAGAATGGCAACACCAACACCAACGCGGGCCGCAGCTCGCCGTACGACCACGTGCTGGTGGACAACGACCTGCGCGCCTACCAGACGTCGGTGGTGATGGGCTCCAGCACCTTCGCCAACGGCCTGGTGGTGGACACGCGCGTGTACTCGCCCCTGTCCGACATCTCCCCGGCGCTGTCGGGCGACAGCGGCGCGTCCGGCATGCAGCACATGGGCGTCATCAAGGACTTCCTCATCCCGGGGGACGGCGTGACGTCCTCCTCCGTGACGGTGCTGTCGCCCAACGGCGGTGAGAGCTGGACGGCCGGCTCTGCGCGCACCATCACCTGGACGGCGTCCGGCGTCTCCAACGTGAAGGTGGAGTACTCGCTGAACGGCTCCACGTGGACGACCATCACGTCCAGCACGGGCGCGTCCTCCGGCAGCGTGGCGTGGACGGTGCCCTCCAGCGCCAGCACCACCGCATGGGTGCGCGTGAGCGACGCGAGCAACGCCACCGTCACCGACCTGTCCAACGCGGCCTTCACCATCACCACGGGCGGCACCGGCGGCACGGGCAACGTGTTCATCAACGAGGTGCTCATCAACGAGCCGGGCTCGGACGTGAACGGCGAGTTCGTGGAGCTGGTGAACAGCGGCACGGCGGCGGTGGACCTGAGCGGCTGGACGGTGTCGGACGGCACGGCCGTGCGTCACACCTTCGCCAGCGGCACCTCGGTGGCGGCGGGCAAGGCGGTGGTGGTGTTCGGCGGTGCGTCCGGCATCCCGTCCGGCACGCCAGGTGCGGTGGCCGCGTCCACGGGCCAGCTGAACCTGGGCAACAGCGGTGACACCGTCACGGTGAAGAACAGCGCGGGCACCGTGGTGAGCACGGCCACGTTCGCCTCGTCGCTCGCGGGCACGGACGGCGTGTCCGCCAACCGCAGCCCGGACGCGTCCTCCACGGCCAGCTTCGTGCTGCACACGGGCGTGTCCAGCCTGACGAGCTCTCCTGGCAAGAGCGCCAGCGGCGCCGCGTTCTAG
- a CDS encoding YqaA family protein, whose protein sequence is MPAEPSILSTWGLPGMFFVAMLAGSVVPVPSEAMLAALIYNGTPPVMATVVATVGNVLGAVTLYILGQWVSRGGGGAVGRWVSRRREKEGPRMARVEANLRTWGAPALLMSWLPILGDAFVLAGGFVGVRPFPFVVFVTLGKGLRYAFVALSTTAAM, encoded by the coding sequence ATGCCCGCCGAGCCGTCCATCCTGTCCACCTGGGGCCTTCCCGGGATGTTCTTCGTCGCCATGCTGGCGGGCTCCGTGGTGCCGGTGCCCTCCGAGGCGATGCTCGCCGCCCTCATCTACAACGGCACGCCGCCGGTGATGGCCACCGTGGTGGCCACCGTGGGGAACGTGCTGGGCGCGGTGACGCTCTACATCCTGGGGCAGTGGGTGTCGCGCGGCGGAGGCGGGGCCGTGGGCCGCTGGGTGTCGCGCCGCCGGGAGAAGGAAGGCCCGCGCATGGCGCGCGTGGAGGCGAACCTGCGCACCTGGGGCGCTCCCGCCCTGCTCATGTCGTGGCTGCCCATCCTGGGCGACGCGTTCGTGCTCGCGGGCGGCTTCGTGGGCGTGCGCCCCTTTCCCTTCGTCGTCTTCGTCACCCTGGGCAAGGGTCTGCGCTACGCCTTTGTCGCGCTGTCCACCACGGCAGCCATGTAA
- a CDS encoding amidohydrolase family protein has translation MPDRRPARPRAAAVRQRGARRRAHVVFQGGTVLDGSGGQPLEGGSVVVRDGKIVSVGLAINVKVPKGAEVIDFKGQTLLPGLISDHSHVGQTSDTTTGSQNYTRENVEKQLRQFAAYGVTTVTALGMNRPLFNELRKEAHADSFSGADLFGAGQGIGVPEGGPPQAMTNSAPDQLFRPTTVEEARAAVRTLAKNRVDLVKVWVDTFLGKLPKMKPDIYKAVIDESHKQGLRVAAHIHDLEDAKAVVDAGVDIIAHGVRDQPVDAAFGTDSGTTPLRIPGYAEHRELNITGVWRQGHKVAGKLTGAPAH, from the coding sequence TTGCCTGACCGCCGCCCTGCTCGCCCTCGCGCTGCCGCTGTCCGCCAGCGCGGCGCCCGCCGCCGCGCGCACGTCGTCTTCCAGGGCGGCACGGTGCTGGATGGCTCCGGGGGGCAGCCGCTGGAGGGGGGCTCCGTGGTGGTGCGCGACGGGAAGATTGTTTCCGTGGGGCTCGCCATCAACGTCAAGGTGCCCAAGGGCGCGGAGGTCATCGACTTCAAGGGCCAGACGCTCCTGCCCGGCCTCATCTCCGACCACAGCCACGTGGGCCAGACGTCCGATACCACCACGGGCTCCCAGAACTACACGCGGGAGAACGTCGAGAAGCAGCTGCGCCAGTTCGCCGCGTATGGCGTCACCACCGTGACGGCGCTCGGGATGAACCGGCCGCTGTTCAACGAACTGCGCAAGGAGGCCCACGCGGACTCCTTCTCTGGCGCGGACCTCTTCGGCGCGGGGCAGGGCATTGGCGTGCCGGAGGGCGGGCCTCCCCAGGCGATGACGAACAGCGCGCCGGATCAGCTCTTCCGCCCCACCACGGTGGAGGAGGCCCGCGCCGCCGTGCGCACGCTGGCGAAGAACCGCGTGGACCTGGTGAAGGTCTGGGTGGACACGTTCCTGGGCAAGCTCCCGAAGATGAAGCCGGACATCTACAAGGCCGTCATCGACGAGTCCCACAAGCAGGGCCTGCGCGTCGCCGCCCACATCCACGACCTGGAGGACGCGAAGGCCGTGGTGGACGCGGGCGTGGACATCATCGCCCACGGCGTCCGCGACCAGCCCGTGGACGCGGCCTTCGGCACGGACTCCGGCACCACCCCGCTGCGCATCCCCGGCTACGCGGAGCACCGCGAGCTGAACATCACCGGCGTGTGGCGCCAGGGGCACAAGGTGGCGGGGAAGCTCACCGGGGCTCCCGCGCACTGA
- a CDS encoding putative sensor domain DACNV-containing protein, whose translation MDEPGLQYPGEALRGWLRQFAKTPLAEPTLKLLVVLADTVFFASLGREEGEATRVRIAYHAQGLQGLQAVRETVYIGGQKGKRQAWETLPLEAKSSITDFSVEALVKLAPAANLPRTAVVVGPRDGKLRIQGLARRVEYTEFHAEGEEDVFILHAPEPGHLVVSTQGREVFRYEQGAPVPPGRRVALHDLLFHEDSAVRAALMEMCATLVESLPKVQPLMGGNREWYVSNAVQGLIRRMAGLHHGGLIAFLPKQHDVERFRARGKYVLPPEQGSLLRQRLQRFVQARANLINGAWQAEAGKAAEEEEDPELKKAAAEHDDKATESDFQALVESIGQFTAVDNALVLGPELEVLCAGYQIALPRSGPPQVFEARTLQGRPGPHYPIHQHGSRHRAAAVFANQHSGAIVFVASQDGPLRCLHRPPGKKKVLLWSLLLTED comes from the coding sequence ATGGATGAACCCGGCCTGCAATATCCCGGAGAAGCCCTGCGCGGGTGGCTCCGGCAGTTCGCCAAGACGCCGCTCGCCGAGCCGACGCTGAAGCTGCTGGTCGTGCTGGCGGACACGGTGTTCTTCGCGAGCCTGGGCCGCGAGGAGGGCGAGGCCACGCGCGTGCGCATCGCCTATCACGCGCAGGGGTTGCAGGGCCTGCAGGCGGTGCGAGAGACGGTCTACATCGGCGGACAGAAGGGCAAGCGGCAGGCGTGGGAGACGCTGCCGCTGGAGGCCAAGTCGAGCATCACCGACTTCAGCGTGGAGGCGCTGGTGAAGCTGGCGCCCGCGGCGAACCTGCCGCGCACGGCAGTGGTGGTGGGGCCGCGAGACGGCAAGCTGCGCATCCAGGGGCTGGCGCGCCGGGTGGAGTACACGGAGTTCCACGCCGAGGGCGAGGAGGACGTCTTCATCCTGCACGCGCCGGAGCCGGGCCACCTGGTGGTGAGCACGCAGGGGCGAGAGGTGTTCCGCTACGAGCAGGGCGCGCCGGTGCCGCCGGGCCGGCGCGTGGCGTTGCACGACCTGCTCTTCCACGAGGACAGCGCGGTGCGCGCGGCGCTGATGGAGATGTGCGCCACGCTGGTGGAGTCCCTGCCCAAGGTGCAGCCGCTGATGGGCGGCAACCGCGAGTGGTACGTGTCCAACGCGGTGCAGGGGCTCATCCGGAGGATGGCGGGCCTGCATCACGGAGGGCTCATCGCGTTCCTGCCCAAGCAGCACGACGTGGAGCGCTTCCGGGCGCGAGGCAAGTACGTCCTGCCGCCGGAGCAGGGCTCGCTGTTGCGCCAGCGGTTGCAGCGCTTCGTGCAGGCGAGGGCGAACCTCATCAACGGCGCCTGGCAGGCGGAGGCCGGCAAGGCGGCGGAGGAGGAAGAGGATCCGGAGTTGAAGAAGGCCGCCGCCGAGCACGACGACAAGGCGACGGAGAGCGACTTCCAGGCGCTGGTGGAGAGCATCGGGCAGTTCACGGCGGTGGACAACGCGCTGGTGCTGGGGCCGGAGCTGGAGGTGCTCTGCGCGGGGTATCAGATTGCGCTCCCGAGAAGCGGCCCGCCGCAGGTCTTCGAAGCGCGAACGCTCCAGGGGCGTCCCGGGCCGCACTACCCCATCCACCAGCACGGCTCGCGCCACCGGGCCGCGGCCGTCTTCGCCAACCAGCACTCTGGAGCCATCGTATTCGTGGCGTCCCAGGACGGCCCGCTCCGCTGCCTGCACCGGCCACCCGGCAAGAAGAAGGTGCTGCTCTGGAGCCTCCTGCTGACGGAGGACTGA
- a CDS encoding imm11 family protein produces the protein MTPVIHIKLANVLLEHAADDVQLIPVTIPKHPDQYVILVTTRVIRCIDEQASEGVRFWEARHGKPERIGEYRSVDIMRIDKSKVGDAKIFRPWGTHAALIVSENLKTALERTGATGMYFTEV, from the coding sequence ATGACCCCTGTCATCCACATCAAGCTCGCCAACGTCCTACTGGAACATGCAGCGGACGATGTTCAACTCATCCCGGTCACGATTCCCAAGCACCCGGACCAGTACGTCATCCTTGTCACCACCCGGGTCATCCGCTGCATCGATGAGCAGGCTTCGGAAGGAGTCCGATTCTGGGAGGCCCGGCACGGCAAGCCGGAGCGAATCGGTGAGTACCGCTCCGTGGACATCATGCGCATCGACAAGTCGAAGGTGGGTGACGCGAAGATCTTCCGTCCCTGGGGCACCCACGCGGCCCTCATCGTCTCCGAGAACCTCAAGACCGCGCTGGAGCGCACCGGCGCGACCGGCATGTACTTCACGGAAGTGTAG
- a CDS encoding AHH domain-containing protein — translation MNRLGWALLLGLLVSGCATTRVVRLEVDGGERIVVTPQEEEGTSPSEARLEEDEFKAAVSTLARDVRPFAHPLRQARELFGLPERSGLFGFRERTRQIIPLGEEEARELRLLDASDDLTRGYQQWCGKKRKQQGDCLRLLEEGPLLGSDGRYALAMAIAMDSVWTETAETLAGMASPQAVMATMTSAVTMYLLLWAMPEPVSKGLAALITATAIAYLGVDTVWTLLDGWVTLMRHVDQATTFAQVRDAGEAYGAVMGKNAARVFVMLATAAIGNTAGLTMKAPTLPGSAQAAVAVETQAGLQFVSLAGVRSVAMTAEGFTIALAPNAVAMSSRSGKPQRHHLATIRNEKSSRNGGPWTPQFRRIFKRAGMELKDPENIVEVAGHRGPHPRAYHMRVYRRLNEATISCRSVEACREALTRELRVLADEAVTQGSEINRLLTQGR, via the coding sequence ATGAATCGACTGGGCTGGGCACTGCTGCTGGGGCTGCTCGTGTCGGGCTGCGCGACGACGCGGGTTGTGCGCCTGGAGGTCGATGGCGGCGAACGGATTGTCGTCACGCCCCAGGAGGAGGAAGGGACCTCCCCGTCCGAGGCCCGACTGGAGGAGGACGAGTTCAAGGCGGCAGTGAGTACGCTTGCCAGGGACGTGCGGCCCTTCGCCCATCCGTTGCGGCAAGCACGAGAGCTGTTCGGCCTGCCGGAGCGCAGCGGCCTCTTCGGCTTCCGGGAGCGCACTCGGCAGATCATCCCACTGGGCGAGGAAGAGGCACGGGAACTGCGGCTTCTGGATGCGTCGGACGACCTGACGCGCGGTTACCAGCAGTGGTGCGGCAAGAAGCGAAAGCAGCAGGGAGACTGTCTGCGCTTGTTGGAGGAAGGCCCCTTGCTGGGCAGCGACGGTCGTTATGCGTTGGCGATGGCCATCGCGATGGACTCCGTCTGGACCGAGACGGCCGAAACCCTGGCGGGCATGGCAAGCCCCCAGGCCGTCATGGCCACAATGACATCCGCCGTGACGATGTACCTGCTGTTGTGGGCCATGCCGGAGCCTGTCTCCAAGGGACTGGCCGCTCTCATCACCGCCACTGCGATTGCATACCTGGGCGTGGACACCGTGTGGACCCTCCTCGACGGATGGGTGACGCTGATGCGCCACGTGGACCAGGCCACCACGTTCGCCCAGGTGCGCGACGCGGGCGAGGCCTACGGAGCGGTAATGGGTAAGAATGCCGCGCGTGTCTTCGTGATGCTGGCCACTGCTGCGATTGGCAACACTGCGGGACTCACGATGAAGGCCCCCACCCTGCCGGGCTCCGCACAGGCGGCGGTCGCGGTGGAGACGCAGGCAGGCCTCCAATTCGTGTCCCTCGCTGGTGTGCGTTCCGTGGCCATGACGGCCGAGGGGTTCACCATCGCGCTGGCGCCCAACGCGGTGGCCATGTCATCGCGGTCCGGGAAGCCCCAGCGTCACCACCTGGCCACCATCCGCAATGAGAAATCTTCAAGGAATGGAGGGCCGTGGACACCCCAGTTCCGGCGCATCTTCAAGCGAGCCGGAATGGAGCTGAAGGACCCGGAGAACATCGTCGAAGTCGCAGGCCACCGGGGTCCGCATCCCAGGGCGTACCACATGCGTGTCTATCGCCGTTTGAACGAAGCCACCATTAGCTGTCGCAGTGTGGAAGCATGCCGGGAAGCCCTGACCAGGGAACTGCGGGTACTGGCGGATGAAGCCGTCACCCAGGGCTCCGAAATCAACCGCTTGCTCACCCAGGGGCGTTAA
- a CDS encoding imm11 family protein, translated as MVKRYFDLSEDVEAPGRWYLGDPVDENGVELEDPWIFRAGEPVRVKTPLRIPIDEPGKPLHFSAAGIGQAPILHVKLATLFAELAPNDVQLLPVDIPGQPEQFSMLVATRMIRCIDERASEEARRWEPGDGRPEKVGQYRSVYGMRIDPSQVGDAKVFRTWGWSIALIVSEEMKTALERTGATGMYFMEV; from the coding sequence ATGGTGAAGCGCTACTTCGACTTGTCAGAGGATGTGGAAGCTCCAGGCCGTTGGTACCTGGGGGACCCCGTCGATGAGAACGGAGTGGAGCTCGAAGATCCCTGGATCTTCCGGGCCGGGGAGCCCGTACGAGTGAAAACTCCTCTGCGGATCCCCATCGACGAGCCGGGGAAGCCCCTGCACTTCTCCGCAGCAGGCATCGGGCAGGCGCCCATCCTCCACGTCAAGCTGGCCACGCTCTTCGCGGAACTGGCCCCCAACGACGTCCAGCTCCTGCCGGTGGACATCCCGGGGCAACCCGAACAATTCAGCATGCTCGTGGCGACCCGGATGATCCGCTGCATTGATGAGCGTGCATCGGAGGAAGCCCGGCGATGGGAACCCGGGGACGGCCGGCCGGAGAAGGTCGGTCAGTACCGTTCCGTGTACGGCATGCGCATCGACCCATCGCAAGTAGGCGACGCCAAGGTCTTTCGCACCTGGGGCTGGTCCATCGCCCTCATCGTCTCAGAAGAGATGAAGACGGCGCTGGAGCGCACCGGCGCCACCGGCATGTACTTCATGGAAGTGTAG
- a CDS encoding imm11 family protein — protein MTARYFRLSEDVYAPGRWYLGDPVDEKSVEVEDPWMFSAGKPIQAPGSLRFPIDEPGRPLDYSEAGIGSTPILHVKLATVFAELAPNDVQLFAVDIPGQPEQFNMLVATRLIRCIDDKASVEVEYWDPIKHKQPEKAGQYSSVVGMRIDESKVGQAKVFRTWGWSIVLIVSEDLKTALERTGATGMRFTEV, from the coding sequence ATGACCGCCCGCTACTTCAGATTGTCAGAGGACGTTTACGCACCGGGGCGCTGGTATCTGGGTGATCCCGTCGATGAAAAATCCGTGGAGGTCGAGGACCCCTGGATGTTCAGCGCGGGGAAGCCCATCCAGGCCCCCGGCTCCCTCCGGTTTCCCATCGACGAGCCTGGAAGGCCGTTGGACTACTCCGAAGCAGGCATCGGAAGTACGCCCATCCTCCACGTCAAGCTGGCCACTGTGTTCGCGGAGCTTGCTCCCAATGACGTCCAGCTCTTCGCGGTGGACATCCCGGGGCAACCCGAACAGTTCAACATGCTCGTGGCCACCCGGTTGATCCGCTGCATCGACGACAAGGCCTCCGTGGAAGTGGAGTACTGGGACCCCATCAAGCACAAGCAGCCCGAGAAGGCAGGCCAGTACTCCTCCGTCGTAGGAATGCGTATCGACGAGTCGAAGGTGGGCCAGGCCAAGGTCTTCCGAACCTGGGGTTGGTCCATTGTCCTGATCGTCTCCGAGGACCTCAAGACGGCGCTGGAGCGCACCGGCGCCACCGGTATGCGGTTCACGGAAGTGTAG